One segment of Macrotis lagotis isolate mMagLag1 chromosome 1, bilby.v1.9.chrom.fasta, whole genome shotgun sequence DNA contains the following:
- the LOC141488960 gene encoding thyrotropin-releasing hormone receptor-like has translation MPRTPLAVQVVTIALVLLICGVGIVGNAMVVLVVARNRHMVTPTNCYLVSLAAADLLVLLAAGLPNLSDAVASWVFGHAGCLCITYLQYLGINTSTGSLTAFTVERYLAICHPMRAQSLCTVARAKRIIACVWLGTAAYCVMWLFLVDTSEVTFADGVRVECGYRVSRQLYLPIYFLDFALFYALPLGLATVLYTLMARILFLGPLPRGAAADPTSSSIHQGRSLHLSSASQGSGRFSCRGNRGALGSRKQVTKMLVVVIILFALLWMPYRTLVVVNSLLNPPYLNLWFLLFCRICIYLNSAVNPIIYSLMSQKFRMAFQKLCRCRTALPETPSQCTTPVYYSVMKDCSLNNSDSNTNQYNSIPGPGQESCLIR, from the exons ATGCCTCGGACGCCCCTGGCTGTCCAGGTGGTGACCATCGCGCTGGTGCTGCTCATCTGCGGCGTGGGCATCGTGGGCAATGCCATGGTCGTCCTGGTGGTGGCTCGAAATCGCCATATGGTCACCCCCACCAACTGCTACTTGGTCAGTCTGGCGGCGGCCGATCTCTTGGTGCTCCTGGCTGCCGGGCTGCCCAACCTGTCGGACGCGGTGGCCTCCTGGGTGTTTGGCCACGCGGGCTGCCTGTGCATCACTTACCTGCAGTACCTGGGCATCAACACGTCCACGGGCTCTCTCACGGCGTTCACCGTGGAGCGCTACCTGGCCATCTGCCACCCCATGCGAGCCCAGTCCCTGTGCACTGTGGCCCGGGCCAAACGCATCATCGCCTGCGTGTGGCTGGGCACAGCAGCCTATTGCGTCATGTGGCTCTTCCTGGTGGACACGAGCGAGGTGACCTTCGCCGACGGCGTGCGGGTGGAGTGCGGCTACCGAGTGTCCCGCCAGCTCTACCTGCCCATCTACTTCCTCGACTTCGCCCTGTTCTACGCGCTGCCCCTGGGGCTGGCCACGGTGCTCTACACACTCATGGCACGCATTCTCTTCCTAGGCCCCCTGCCCCGCGGTGCCGCCGCCGACCCCACCAGCTCCTCCATCCACCAGGGCCGCTCCCTCCATCTGTCTTCTGCCTCCCAAGGCTCGGGCCGCTTTTCGTGCCGCGGGAACAGGGGCGCCCTGGGCTCCAGGAAGCAG GTCACCAAGATGCTGGTTGTCGTGATAATTCTGTTTGCCCTACTCTGGATGCCATACCGCACCCTGGTGGTAGTCAATTCCTTGCTCAATCCACCCTATCTGAATCTCTGGTTCCTTCTCTTCTGTCGTATCTGCATCTACCTAAACAGCGCTGTCAATCCAATTATCTACAGCCTCATGTCCCAGAAGTTCCGCATGGCCTTTCAGAAGTTGTGCAGGTGCAGGACAGCCCTGCCCGAGACCCCATCCCAATGCACAACCCCTGTCTACTACAGTGTCATGAAGGATTGTTCCCTCAATAACTCTGACTCCAATACCAATCAGTACAACAGCATCCCTGGACCTGGGCAGGAGAGCTGTCTGATAAGATAG
- the OCSTAMP gene encoding osteoclast stimulatory transmembrane protein has protein sequence MKDAEEQLIRKGRCLWHSRLLKVQELLLEAWKVYAKPVPGSCGQLFIQLLLCALISATASGLAFNWLTVSLMYPVKTSAIGAMACGFLLFLVLGLVHPVRCLLALTVPTLGMRQGRRLLLSSGFAELATHVVPNILANVGVTMKVLRCVAQGSLESLLNSTHQLEVATMALDQAVGRAGGRRLTLETSSNCSALYVQMLVVTQRVYEDISALEALVRGLALSTNRVLAGVFILSLLSESMWYLKGYLTNLKFDNLYKSKHLEQLLKESQDNLLAASPSALVLKVTGLRLSQAEIFQCLFRLAFLVVPLGAMTVIVAADYVAFLLAHTAVDWTQKLPTLPIHLSIKYDAKYTVLPFISFIFNQPSEGSSLDIYQGIYKWELRFTSASCQLHPAYPPQCAAALVTGLLFLFASATVFLETYARRLGHRVAASFFQAQEEQRAQYLFAHLQQNYQKQQVEPIQAKVFSVPHSSSMDSIQTCEELRIRGDHGML, from the exons ATGAAGGACGCAGAGGAGCAGCTGATCAGAAAGGG GAGGTGTCTTTGGCATTCAAGGCTCCTGAAGGTCCAGGAGCTGTTGCTGGAAGCCTGGAAAGTGTATGCAAAGCCTGTCCCAGGCAGCTGTGGGCAGTTGTTCATTCAACTTCTGCTGTGTGCTCTCATCTCCGCAACTGCCAGTGGACTTGCCTTCAACTGGTTGACTGTCTCCCTTATGTACCCAGTCAAGACTTCTGCAATAGGAGCCATGGCTTGTGGCTTCTTGCTTTTCTTGGTCCTGGGTCTGGTCCACCCAGTCCGGTGTTTGCTTGCCCTCACCGTGCCTACTTTAGGCATGAGGCAGGGCCGCCGTCTACTTCTGTCATCTGGTTTTGCTGAGCTGGCCACCCATGTGGTACCCAACATTCTAGCCAATGTGGGTGTTACCATGAAGGTGCTAAGGTGTGTGGCCCAGGGCTCCCTGGAGAGCCTACTCAACTCTACTCACCAGCTAGAGGTGGCCACAATGGCCCTGGACCAGGCTGTTGGGAGGGCAGGTGGTCGGAGACTAACTCTTGAGACCAGCAGCAACTGTTCTGCCCTATATGTCCAGATGCTTGTTGTCACCCAGAGAGTCTATGAGGATATCTCAGCCCTGGAGGCATTGGTTCGTGGATTGGCTCTGAGTACCAACCGGGTGTTGGCTGGAGTCTTCATACTCTCCCTCCTTTCTGAGTCGATGTGGTACCTGAAGGGCTATCTGACCAACTTGAAGTTTGATAATCTCTATAAAAGCAAACACCTGGAGCAGCTTCTTAAAGAGAGTCAGGACAATCTTCTGGCAGCCTCTCCTTCAGCTCTGGTTCTCAAAGTGACTGGTCTGAGGCTCTCCCAGGCTGAGATTTTCCAATGCCTCTTTCGCCTGGCATTTCTGGTTGTGCCCCTGGGGGCCATGACTGTGATTGTGGCTGCAGATTATGTGGCCTTTCTTCTGGCACACACAGCTGTAGACTGGACCCAGAAGCTGCCCACACTGCCCATCCATCTGAGCATCAAATATGAT GCCAAGTACACAGTCCTTCCCTTCATCTCCTTCATCTTCAATCAGCCTTCTGAAGGGAGTTCCTTAGACATCTATCAAGGCATATACAAGTGGGAGCTACGCTTCACCTCAGCCAGTTGCCAGTTGCACCCAGCTTATCCTCCACAATGTGCAGCTGCACTGGTTACTGGGCTCCTTTTCCTCTTTGCATCTGCCACAGTCTTCCTAGAGACTTATGCCCGCCGGCTGGGTCACAGAGTGGCTGCCTCTTTCTTCCAGGCTCAGGAGGAACAGAGGGCTCAATACCTGTTTGCCCATCTCCAGCAAAACTACCAGAAGCAGCAAGTAGAACCCATACAAGCCAAAGTTTTCTCAGTTCCACACTCCTCTAGTATGGATTCCATTCAGACATGTGAGGAGTTGAGGATCAGGGGTGATCATGGAATGCTGTGA